CGTATCGATCATGATATACGTAATAACTCGCACATCTATTTCAAATGCATATCCCATTTTTGCGCAGCAGGGTTATGAAAACCCACGGGAAGCAACTGGACGAATTGTATGTGCCAATTGCCATTTAGCTAATAAGCCCGTGGATATTGAGGTTCCCCAAGCAGTGCTTCCTGATACTGTATTTGAAGCAGTTCTTCGAATCCCTTATGATATGCAGCTGAAACAAGTTCTTGCTAATGGTAAAAAGGGAGGGTTGAATGTGGGTGCTGTTCTTATTTTGCCCGAGGGATTCGAATTAGCGCCGCCTGACCGTATTTCTCCTGAGTTGAAAGAAAAGATAGGAAATCTCTCTTTTCAGAGTTATCGTCCCAATAAAAAAAATATTCTTGTGATAGGCCCTGTTCCCGGTAAGAAATATAGTGAAATTGTCTTTCCTATTCTTTCCCCCGATCCTGCTACGAAAAAAGACGTTCATTTCTTAAAATATCCCATATATGTAGGGGGAAACCGAGGAAGGGGACAGATCTATCCTGATGGTAGCAAGAGTAACAATACGGTCTATAATGCTACGTCAACAGGTATAGTAAAAAAAATACTACGTAAAGAAAAGGGGGGATATGAAATATCCATAGTCGATGCGTCGGATGGACGCCAAGTGATTGATATTATACCTCCCGGGCCAGAACTTCTAGTTTCAGAGGGGGAATCGATCAAGCTTGATCAACCATTAACAAGCAATCCTAATGTCGGAGGGTTTGGTCAGGGGGATGCAGAAATAGTGCTTCAGGATCCATTGCGCGTCCAAGGCCTTTTGTTCTTCTTCGCATCTGTTATTTTGGCACAAGTTTTTTTGGTTCTCAAAAAGAAACAGTTTGAAAAGGTTCAATTGTACGAAATGAATTTCTAGATCCTGGGATTTCTTACCATCAAGTTAGAAAAAAGCCTCGATTTCTGGAATTCCTTATTTCTATCTCATGCAAAAGAAGAGGATCCAAGGCAGAGGCGAGAACAATAAAAGGAACAAGTCCTTTTAGGAGGAATTGCGGGTCTTCTTAATCCTCTATTGGGCACAAGAAAAAGGCAAAAAAGCCTTTTTCTTGTGTCGATTCTTCTTGTATCGAAGTAAGAATCATTTTTCTTCTTATTTGTTTTGTCAAAGATTACTAGTTATTCTTTATTCGGGTCTATCTTTTGGACTTCCTTTGTTTAGGTTCGGGCGCGGTAGTGGACAAACAGAGGGAAAGAAAGTATGGCGGGGGACAAATTTATTTTGAGCAAATGGAATTGCTTGACTTTTTCAATTAAGTTCAACTTCGAACTTACAGAAATTTGGTAAAAAAAAATTTTAGGCTAGTTGAGTAGTTTTGATTAAGGTTTTATTAGTTTATTACTCGAAACTAAATCAATGATTTGCAGGATACTTCCTTCATGGAATAAAATACTGGATCCTCTCCCCTCTTTCTTGTTGCTTCATAAGAGTGAATCCATTTTATGGGTGAAAGGCGAGGGCTTTAAATGGACCGATGGATTGCTTCACTCACTAACATCATTAACAAACAAAAGAATAAATAGAGGGATTCTAACCATCAGAGCAAAGGTTTTCTCTTTGTTATTTTTACAAATAGAAATAGGTAACCAATTTCTAGATTATGGAATAAAATCGCGTTATAAGAATAAGAATTCTGCGGGCCCTTTCCGCTCTAATCAGA
This region of Setaria italica plastid, complete genome genomic DNA includes:
- the petA gene encoding cytochrome f; translation: MENRNTFSWLKEQMIRSISVSIMIYVITRTSISNAYPIFAQQGYENPREATGRIVCANCHLANKPVDIEVPQAVLPDTVFEAVLRIPYDMQLKQVLANGKKGGLNVGAVLILPEGFELAPPDRISPELKEKIGNLSFQSYRPNKKNILVIGPVPGKKYSEIVFPILSPDPATKKDVHFLKYPIYVGGNRGRGQIYPDGSKSNNTVYNATSTGIVKKILRKEKGGYEISIVDASDGRQVIDIIPPGPELLVSEGESIKLDQPLTSNPNVGGFGQGDAEIVLQDPLRVQGLLFFFASVILAQVFLVLKKKQFEKVQLYEMNF